Part of the Mycolicibacterium mageritense genome is shown below.
GGCACACCCTTCGGGTGCCCGGTGGTTCCCGAGGTGTAGAAGAAGGCAGCGACGTCGGCAGCGGCGATTCCGTCGGCAACGTACGGCTCGCCGTTGGGCAGCGGAACATCCGGGGCCAGATCGACTTTCACGCCCGCATCGGCGAGAACGAAATCGACCTCCGGTTGCGCTGACCGCGTGTTGACCGCCACCGCGATTGCGCCGGCCAACACCGTGCCCCAGAAGGCCAGGGCCCAGTCCACGCCCGCCGGGTAGCGCACGGCCACCCGATCCCCGTGTTCGACGCCCTGAGCTCGCAGTCCGCCGGCCACGCGCGAAGCCCGCTCCCACAATTGCGCATAGGTCAGCCGGTCACCGCGCACTTCGACGACGGCCTCGGAGTCCGGTCGCGCGGCGACGTGTGCGCGCAGCACTGCACCCAGCGTGGCGGGCACATGTGCGTAGTACGGCACTCCGGCGTCGTCGCGCACGACGCCCGTGCGCGGGAACGGATCGGATCCACGCGGGATTTCGACGGGTGTAACGGTCACGAGTGGCCTCCCTTGGTATCTGGCGAAAGCGGTTCAGTGAACGATGATTCCGCGAATGTTCTTGCCGTCACGCAGATCCTGGTAGCCCTGGTTGACGTCCTCCAGGCGGTACCTGGTGGTGACGAGCTCGTCGAGCTTGAGCTGCCCCGCGTCGTAGAGCCTGAGCAGTCGCACGATGTCGTATTGCGGGTTGGCGGAACCGAACAGTGATCCCTTGATGGTTTTCTCCCCCAGGGTCAGGTCGAGCCCGGATACGTGGACGGTCAGCTTGTCCGGGGCCGCCATGCCCGTGACGACCAGTGTCCCGCCCTTGCCTATTACGGCGAACGCTGCCGAGACCACCTCTTCGTCAACCGTGCCGACCGTGACGATGGCCTGGTCCGCACCTTGGCCCCACGACAGTTCGGTCACCTTCTCGGCGGCCTCGGCCGCGTCGCCGAACGCATGTGTCGCACCGAATTTCAGCGCGGCGTCGCGCTTGAACTCGACGGGATCGACCGCGACCACATACTTGGCGCCGGCGTGCACCGCGCCCTGGACGGCATTGATGCCGATCCCGCCGATGCCGTACACCACAGCGATGTCGCCCGGTCGCACACCGCCCGCATAGTTCGCACTGCCCCAGCCTGTCGGCACGCCGCAGCCGACCAGGACCGCGGATTCCAGCGGAAGCCAGTCATCGACCTTGACCACGGAGTTCTGCGATACCGTCGCTCGCTCCGAAAACGTCCCGAGCATGCACATGGCACCGAATTCCTCACCGCCACTGTGGAAGCGGAAAGAACCGTCGGGCATACAGCCGTCCAGGATGGTCGCGCCCATGTCGCACAGGCTCTGCCGCCCGGTCGAGCAGTAGCGGCAGTGACCGCAACTCGGGATGAAGCTGCACACCACGTGGTCGCCCGGTTTGACCTTGGTGACGCCCGGACCGACCTCTTCGATGATGCCGGCACCCTCGTGACCGCCCACGATCGGAAAGCGCGGCGGCAGATCACCGTCGGTGAGGTGCAGGTCGGAATGGCACAGCCCGGCAGCGACGTACCTGATCAGCACTTCACCGTCGCGCGGACCGTCGAGATCCAACTCGACGATCTCGAACGGCCTGCCCGCTTCGAACAGAACTGCGGCGGTTGTCTTCACGGGAGTCCTCCATCGATG
Proteins encoded:
- a CDS encoding NDMA-dependent alcohol dehydrogenase, which codes for MKTTAAVLFEAGRPFEIVELDLDGPRDGEVLIRYVAAGLCHSDLHLTDGDLPPRFPIVGGHEGAGIIEEVGPGVTKVKPGDHVVCSFIPSCGHCRYCSTGRQSLCDMGATILDGCMPDGSFRFHSGGEEFGAMCMLGTFSERATVSQNSVVKVDDWLPLESAVLVGCGVPTGWGSANYAGGVRPGDIAVVYGIGGIGINAVQGAVHAGAKYVVAVDPVEFKRDAALKFGATHAFGDAAEAAEKVTELSWGQGADQAIVTVGTVDEEVVSAAFAVIGKGGTLVVTGMAAPDKLTVHVSGLDLTLGEKTIKGSLFGSANPQYDIVRLLRLYDAGQLKLDELVTTRYRLEDVNQGYQDLRDGKNIRGIIVH